In Labrus bergylta chromosome 1, fLabBer1.1, whole genome shotgun sequence, one genomic interval encodes:
- the osbp gene encoding oxysterol-binding protein 1 isoform X1, with product MSEPKPPTPTPGDNYKGWLFKWTNYIKGYQRRWFVLSNGLLSYYRSQAEMGHTCRGTINLATANIAVEDSCNFVISNGGAQTYHLKANSEIERQRWITALELAKAKAVHMQAESDDSGDECPAVPPTSGQGGGCRNSEVQSTLRTLNSKVEDLTTCNDLIVKHGSALQRSLTELEAVRVGGDMGEKIRQVTERATLFRITSNAMINACRDFLSLAQSHSKRWQKALQVERDQRIRLEETLEQLAKQHNHLERAFRGATVLPSSFSNSTLGNKGGAGKGDASDEDDDNEFFDAMEDPAEFITVPADPKYHRRSGSNVSGLSSETGMDDQSVNFDEQSLASNPESPQPLELEPVRQRRTRIPDKPNYYLNLWSIMKNCIGKELSKIPMPVNFNEPLSMLQRLSEDLEYFELLDKAAKCQSSLEQMCYVAAFTVSSYSTTVHRTGKPFNPLLGETFELDRLKECGYRSLCEQVSHHPPAAAHHAFSEKGWSLRQEITLASKFRGKYLSIMPLGSIQCLFEKSNNHYSWKKVTTTIHNIIVGKLWIDQSGEIDVVNHKTGDRCHLKFTPYSYFSRDVPRKVTGVVTDKEGKAHYVLSGTWDEKMEFSRVMQSSKGENGTEGKQRTVYQTLKAKEIWTKNPLPEGAENMYYFSSLALTLNEHEEGVAPTDSRRRPDQRLMEDGRWDEANAEKQRLEEKQRITRREREREAVKVASSPEEAVTEDSINDSPLKTDAVETATEANEVSEETDTEDSPPHTPVASSYGPSPPPYTTEGNEGPYGAQVKSIHQDNHQALWFEKLDDPVSGETLHVYKGGYWEAKDQAEWDLCPDIF from the exons ATGTCGGAGCCCAAGCCCCCAACCCCAACCCCTGGAGACAACTACAAGGGCTGGCTCTTCAAATGGACTAACTACATTAAAGGTTACCAGAGACGCTGGTTTGTCCTAAGCAATGGACTTCTGTCTTACTACAG GAGCCAGGCAGAGATGGGTCACACATGTCGAGGCACCATCAATTTGGCAACTGCCAATATTGCTGTTGAGGACTCCTGTAATTTTGTCATTTCCAATGGAGGGGCACAAACCTATCACCTTAAGGCCAACTCAGAAATAGAGCGCCAGCGATGGATCACTGCTCTGGAGCTTGCCAAGGCAAAGGCTGTCCACATGCAGGCTGAATCAG aTGACTCAGGCGATGAATGTCCAGCTGTGCCCCCCACCTCAGGACAGGGTGGCGGTTGCCGTAACTCAGAAGTCCAGTCCACACTACGCACACTCAACAGCAAGGTGGAGGACCTCACCACCTGTAATGATCTTATTGTAAAGCATGGCTCTGCCCTCCAAAG gtctctGACAGAACTGGAGGCGGTTCGTGTCGGAGGCGACATGGGGGAAAAGATAAGACAAGTTACAGAAAGAGCAACGCTGTTCAGAATAACCTCCAACGCCATGATTAAT GCTTGTAGAGACTTTCTCTCCCTGGCACAGAGCCACAGTAAGCGCTGGCAGAAGGCCTTACAGGTTGAAAGAGACCAGAGGATACGGCTGGAGGAGACTCTGGAGCAGCTTGCTAAACAGCACAACCACTTGGAAAGAGCTTTCCGAGGAGCTACAGTTCTCCCATCTTCATTCAGCAATTCCACCTTAGGAAACAAAG GTGGGGCAGGAAAAGGTGATGCcagtgatgaggatgatgataaCGAATTCTTTGATGCTATGGAAGACCCAGCAGAGTTTATTACTGTCCCTGCTGATCCCAAGTATCACAG AAGATCTGGCAGCAACGTCAGCGGGCTCAGCAGTGAGACTGGAATGGACGATCAGTCCGTTAAT TTTGATGAGCAGTCTTTGGCATCCAATCCAGAGTCTCCACAGCCCCTGGAGCTAGAGCCAGTTAGACAAAGAAGGACACGAATCCCCGACAAGCCCAACTATTACCTCAACCTGTGGAGCATTATGAAGAATTGCATTGGAAAGGAGCTCTCAAAGATACCAATGCCT GTGAATTTCAATGAGCCCCTCTCAATGCTGCAACGTCTATCTGAAGACCTGGAGTACTTCGAACTGCTGGATAAGGCTGCTAAATGTCAGAGCTCTCTGGAGCAGATGTGTTATGTTGCTGCGTTTACAGTCTCCTCCTATTCCACAACAGTCCACCGCACAGGAAAGCCCTTCAATCCTCTACTGGGTGAAACATTTGAGCTTGACAGGCTAAAAGAGTGCGGCTACCGCTCCCTCTGTGAACAG GTGAGTCACCatccacctgctgctgctcaccaCGCCTTCTCAGAAAAGGGCTGGAGCCTCAGACAAGAAATCACCTTGGCCAGCAAGTTCAGAGGAAAATATCTTTCCATCATGCCTTTGG GTTCTATTCAGTGTCTATTTGAAAAGAGCAACAATCACTACTCCTGGAAGAAAGtgacaacaacaatacacaacattaTTGTTGGTAAATTATGGATTGACCAG TCAGGCGAGATCGATGTGGTGAACCACAAGACAGGAGATCGCTGCCACCTGAAGTTTACTCCTTACAGTTACTTCTCTAGGGATGTACCAAGAAAG GTCACTGGAGTTGTCACAGACAAGGAAGGAAAGGCCCACTATGTGCTATCAGGAACCTGGGATGAGAAGATGGAGTTTTCCAGAGTAATGCAGAGCAGTAAAGGCGAGAACGGCACCGAAGGCAAACAGAGGACTGTCTATCAGACACTCAAAGCGAAAGAAATCTGGACAAAGAATCCTTTACC AGAGGGAGCGGAGAACATGTACTACTTCTCCTCACTGGCCTTGACGCTCAATGAGCATGAAGAGGGAGTGGCGCCGACAGACAGTCGCAGACGCCCTGACCAACGGTTAATGGAGGACGGCCGTTGGGACGAGGCcaatgcagaaaaacagagactgGAGGAGAAACAACGCATTACAcggcgagagagggagagggaggctGTCAAGGTAGCCAGTTCACCTGaggaag CTGTCACTGAGGATTCAATCAATGATTCACCCTTGAAAA CTGATGCAGTGGAGACTGCCACAGAAGCTAATGAGGTTTCAGAAGAAA CTGACACAGAGGACTCTCCCCCTCACACACCTGTTGCAT CCTCTTATGGACCATCTCCTCCCCCTTATACAA CTGAAGGCAACGAAGGTCCTTATGGAGCGCAAGTCAAAA GCATCCATCAGGACAACCACCAGGCACTGTGGTTTGAGAAGTTGGACGACCCAGTATCCGGAGAGACCTTGCATGTCTACAAGGGCGGTTACTGGGAGGCAAAGGACCAAGCTGAATGGGACCTGTGCCCCGACATCTTCTAA
- the osbp gene encoding oxysterol-binding protein 1 isoform X5 — protein sequence MSEPKPPTPTPGDNYKGWLFKWTNYIKGYQRRWFVLSNGLLSYYRSQAEMGHTCRGTINLATANIAVEDSCNFVISNGGAQTYHLKANSEIERQRWITALELAKAKAVHMQAESDDSGDECPAVPPTSGQGGGCRNSEVQSTLRTLNSKVEDLTTCNDLIVKHGSALQRSLTELEAVRVGGDMGEKIRQVTERATLFRITSNAMINACRDFLSLAQSHSKRWQKALQVERDQRIRLEETLEQLAKQHNHLERAFRGATVLPSSFSNSTLGNKGGAGKGDASDEDDDNEFFDAMEDPAEFITVPADPKYHRRSGSNVSGLSSETGMDDQSVNFDEQSLASNPESPQPLELEPVRQRRTRIPDKPNYYLNLWSIMKNCIGKELSKIPMPVNFNEPLSMLQRLSEDLEYFELLDKAAKCQSSLEQMCYVAAFTVSSYSTTVHRTGKPFNPLLGETFELDRLKECGYRSLCEQVSHHPPAAAHHAFSEKGWSLRQEITLASKFRGKYLSIMPLGSIQCLFEKSNNHYSWKKVTTTIHNIIVGKLWIDQSGEIDVVNHKTGDRCHLKFTPYSYFSRDVPRKVTGVVTDKEGKAHYVLSGTWDEKMEFSRVMQSSKGENGTEGKQRTVYQTLKAKEIWTKNPLPEGAENMYYFSSLALTLNEHEEGVAPTDSRRRPDQRLMEDGRWDEANAEKQRLEEKQRITRREREREAVKVASSPEEAVTEDSINDSPLKTDAVETATEANEVSEETSYGPSPPPYTTEGNEGPYGAQVKSIHQDNHQALWFEKLDDPVSGETLHVYKGGYWEAKDQAEWDLCPDIF from the exons ATGTCGGAGCCCAAGCCCCCAACCCCAACCCCTGGAGACAACTACAAGGGCTGGCTCTTCAAATGGACTAACTACATTAAAGGTTACCAGAGACGCTGGTTTGTCCTAAGCAATGGACTTCTGTCTTACTACAG GAGCCAGGCAGAGATGGGTCACACATGTCGAGGCACCATCAATTTGGCAACTGCCAATATTGCTGTTGAGGACTCCTGTAATTTTGTCATTTCCAATGGAGGGGCACAAACCTATCACCTTAAGGCCAACTCAGAAATAGAGCGCCAGCGATGGATCACTGCTCTGGAGCTTGCCAAGGCAAAGGCTGTCCACATGCAGGCTGAATCAG aTGACTCAGGCGATGAATGTCCAGCTGTGCCCCCCACCTCAGGACAGGGTGGCGGTTGCCGTAACTCAGAAGTCCAGTCCACACTACGCACACTCAACAGCAAGGTGGAGGACCTCACCACCTGTAATGATCTTATTGTAAAGCATGGCTCTGCCCTCCAAAG gtctctGACAGAACTGGAGGCGGTTCGTGTCGGAGGCGACATGGGGGAAAAGATAAGACAAGTTACAGAAAGAGCAACGCTGTTCAGAATAACCTCCAACGCCATGATTAAT GCTTGTAGAGACTTTCTCTCCCTGGCACAGAGCCACAGTAAGCGCTGGCAGAAGGCCTTACAGGTTGAAAGAGACCAGAGGATACGGCTGGAGGAGACTCTGGAGCAGCTTGCTAAACAGCACAACCACTTGGAAAGAGCTTTCCGAGGAGCTACAGTTCTCCCATCTTCATTCAGCAATTCCACCTTAGGAAACAAAG GTGGGGCAGGAAAAGGTGATGCcagtgatgaggatgatgataaCGAATTCTTTGATGCTATGGAAGACCCAGCAGAGTTTATTACTGTCCCTGCTGATCCCAAGTATCACAG AAGATCTGGCAGCAACGTCAGCGGGCTCAGCAGTGAGACTGGAATGGACGATCAGTCCGTTAAT TTTGATGAGCAGTCTTTGGCATCCAATCCAGAGTCTCCACAGCCCCTGGAGCTAGAGCCAGTTAGACAAAGAAGGACACGAATCCCCGACAAGCCCAACTATTACCTCAACCTGTGGAGCATTATGAAGAATTGCATTGGAAAGGAGCTCTCAAAGATACCAATGCCT GTGAATTTCAATGAGCCCCTCTCAATGCTGCAACGTCTATCTGAAGACCTGGAGTACTTCGAACTGCTGGATAAGGCTGCTAAATGTCAGAGCTCTCTGGAGCAGATGTGTTATGTTGCTGCGTTTACAGTCTCCTCCTATTCCACAACAGTCCACCGCACAGGAAAGCCCTTCAATCCTCTACTGGGTGAAACATTTGAGCTTGACAGGCTAAAAGAGTGCGGCTACCGCTCCCTCTGTGAACAG GTGAGTCACCatccacctgctgctgctcaccaCGCCTTCTCAGAAAAGGGCTGGAGCCTCAGACAAGAAATCACCTTGGCCAGCAAGTTCAGAGGAAAATATCTTTCCATCATGCCTTTGG GTTCTATTCAGTGTCTATTTGAAAAGAGCAACAATCACTACTCCTGGAAGAAAGtgacaacaacaatacacaacattaTTGTTGGTAAATTATGGATTGACCAG TCAGGCGAGATCGATGTGGTGAACCACAAGACAGGAGATCGCTGCCACCTGAAGTTTACTCCTTACAGTTACTTCTCTAGGGATGTACCAAGAAAG GTCACTGGAGTTGTCACAGACAAGGAAGGAAAGGCCCACTATGTGCTATCAGGAACCTGGGATGAGAAGATGGAGTTTTCCAGAGTAATGCAGAGCAGTAAAGGCGAGAACGGCACCGAAGGCAAACAGAGGACTGTCTATCAGACACTCAAAGCGAAAGAAATCTGGACAAAGAATCCTTTACC AGAGGGAGCGGAGAACATGTACTACTTCTCCTCACTGGCCTTGACGCTCAATGAGCATGAAGAGGGAGTGGCGCCGACAGACAGTCGCAGACGCCCTGACCAACGGTTAATGGAGGACGGCCGTTGGGACGAGGCcaatgcagaaaaacagagactgGAGGAGAAACAACGCATTACAcggcgagagagggagagggaggctGTCAAGGTAGCCAGTTCACCTGaggaag CTGTCACTGAGGATTCAATCAATGATTCACCCTTGAAAA CTGATGCAGTGGAGACTGCCACAGAAGCTAATGAGGTTTCAGAAGAAA CCTCTTATGGACCATCTCCTCCCCCTTATACAA CTGAAGGCAACGAAGGTCCTTATGGAGCGCAAGTCAAAA GCATCCATCAGGACAACCACCAGGCACTGTGGTTTGAGAAGTTGGACGACCCAGTATCCGGAGAGACCTTGCATGTCTACAAGGGCGGTTACTGGGAGGCAAAGGACCAAGCTGAATGGGACCTGTGCCCCGACATCTTCTAA
- the osbp gene encoding oxysterol-binding protein 1 isoform X4 yields the protein MSEPKPPTPTPGDNYKGWLFKWTNYIKGYQRRWFVLSNGLLSYYRSQAEMGHTCRGTINLATANIAVEDSCNFVISNGGAQTYHLKANSEIERQRWITALELAKAKAVHMQAESDDSGDECPAVPPTSGQGGGCRNSEVQSTLRTLNSKVEDLTTCNDLIVKHGSALQRSLTELEAVRVGGDMGEKIRQVTERATLFRITSNAMINACRDFLSLAQSHSKRWQKALQVERDQRIRLEETLEQLAKQHNHLERAFRGATVLPSSFSNSTLGNKGGAGKGDASDEDDDNEFFDAMEDPAEFITVPADPKYHRRSGSNVSGLSSETGMDDQSVNFDEQSLASNPESPQPLELEPVRQRRTRIPDKPNYYLNLWSIMKNCIGKELSKIPMPVNFNEPLSMLQRLSEDLEYFELLDKAAKCQSSLEQMCYVAAFTVSSYSTTVHRTGKPFNPLLGETFELDRLKECGYRSLCEQVSHHPPAAAHHAFSEKGWSLRQEITLASKFRGKYLSIMPLGSIQCLFEKSNNHYSWKKVTTTIHNIIVGKLWIDQSGEIDVVNHKTGDRCHLKFTPYSYFSRDVPRKVTGVVTDKEGKAHYVLSGTWDEKMEFSRVMQSSKGENGTEGKQRTVYQTLKAKEIWTKNPLPEGAENMYYFSSLALTLNEHEEGVAPTDSRRRPDQRLMEDGRWDEANAEKQRLEEKQRITRREREREAVKVASSPEEAVTEDSINDSPLKTDAVETATEANEVSEETDTEDSPPHTPVASSYGPSPPPYTSIHQDNHQALWFEKLDDPVSGETLHVYKGGYWEAKDQAEWDLCPDIF from the exons ATGTCGGAGCCCAAGCCCCCAACCCCAACCCCTGGAGACAACTACAAGGGCTGGCTCTTCAAATGGACTAACTACATTAAAGGTTACCAGAGACGCTGGTTTGTCCTAAGCAATGGACTTCTGTCTTACTACAG GAGCCAGGCAGAGATGGGTCACACATGTCGAGGCACCATCAATTTGGCAACTGCCAATATTGCTGTTGAGGACTCCTGTAATTTTGTCATTTCCAATGGAGGGGCACAAACCTATCACCTTAAGGCCAACTCAGAAATAGAGCGCCAGCGATGGATCACTGCTCTGGAGCTTGCCAAGGCAAAGGCTGTCCACATGCAGGCTGAATCAG aTGACTCAGGCGATGAATGTCCAGCTGTGCCCCCCACCTCAGGACAGGGTGGCGGTTGCCGTAACTCAGAAGTCCAGTCCACACTACGCACACTCAACAGCAAGGTGGAGGACCTCACCACCTGTAATGATCTTATTGTAAAGCATGGCTCTGCCCTCCAAAG gtctctGACAGAACTGGAGGCGGTTCGTGTCGGAGGCGACATGGGGGAAAAGATAAGACAAGTTACAGAAAGAGCAACGCTGTTCAGAATAACCTCCAACGCCATGATTAAT GCTTGTAGAGACTTTCTCTCCCTGGCACAGAGCCACAGTAAGCGCTGGCAGAAGGCCTTACAGGTTGAAAGAGACCAGAGGATACGGCTGGAGGAGACTCTGGAGCAGCTTGCTAAACAGCACAACCACTTGGAAAGAGCTTTCCGAGGAGCTACAGTTCTCCCATCTTCATTCAGCAATTCCACCTTAGGAAACAAAG GTGGGGCAGGAAAAGGTGATGCcagtgatgaggatgatgataaCGAATTCTTTGATGCTATGGAAGACCCAGCAGAGTTTATTACTGTCCCTGCTGATCCCAAGTATCACAG AAGATCTGGCAGCAACGTCAGCGGGCTCAGCAGTGAGACTGGAATGGACGATCAGTCCGTTAAT TTTGATGAGCAGTCTTTGGCATCCAATCCAGAGTCTCCACAGCCCCTGGAGCTAGAGCCAGTTAGACAAAGAAGGACACGAATCCCCGACAAGCCCAACTATTACCTCAACCTGTGGAGCATTATGAAGAATTGCATTGGAAAGGAGCTCTCAAAGATACCAATGCCT GTGAATTTCAATGAGCCCCTCTCAATGCTGCAACGTCTATCTGAAGACCTGGAGTACTTCGAACTGCTGGATAAGGCTGCTAAATGTCAGAGCTCTCTGGAGCAGATGTGTTATGTTGCTGCGTTTACAGTCTCCTCCTATTCCACAACAGTCCACCGCACAGGAAAGCCCTTCAATCCTCTACTGGGTGAAACATTTGAGCTTGACAGGCTAAAAGAGTGCGGCTACCGCTCCCTCTGTGAACAG GTGAGTCACCatccacctgctgctgctcaccaCGCCTTCTCAGAAAAGGGCTGGAGCCTCAGACAAGAAATCACCTTGGCCAGCAAGTTCAGAGGAAAATATCTTTCCATCATGCCTTTGG GTTCTATTCAGTGTCTATTTGAAAAGAGCAACAATCACTACTCCTGGAAGAAAGtgacaacaacaatacacaacattaTTGTTGGTAAATTATGGATTGACCAG TCAGGCGAGATCGATGTGGTGAACCACAAGACAGGAGATCGCTGCCACCTGAAGTTTACTCCTTACAGTTACTTCTCTAGGGATGTACCAAGAAAG GTCACTGGAGTTGTCACAGACAAGGAAGGAAAGGCCCACTATGTGCTATCAGGAACCTGGGATGAGAAGATGGAGTTTTCCAGAGTAATGCAGAGCAGTAAAGGCGAGAACGGCACCGAAGGCAAACAGAGGACTGTCTATCAGACACTCAAAGCGAAAGAAATCTGGACAAAGAATCCTTTACC AGAGGGAGCGGAGAACATGTACTACTTCTCCTCACTGGCCTTGACGCTCAATGAGCATGAAGAGGGAGTGGCGCCGACAGACAGTCGCAGACGCCCTGACCAACGGTTAATGGAGGACGGCCGTTGGGACGAGGCcaatgcagaaaaacagagactgGAGGAGAAACAACGCATTACAcggcgagagagggagagggaggctGTCAAGGTAGCCAGTTCACCTGaggaag CTGTCACTGAGGATTCAATCAATGATTCACCCTTGAAAA CTGATGCAGTGGAGACTGCCACAGAAGCTAATGAGGTTTCAGAAGAAA CTGACACAGAGGACTCTCCCCCTCACACACCTGTTGCAT CCTCTTATGGACCATCTCCTCCCCCTTATACAA GCATCCATCAGGACAACCACCAGGCACTGTGGTTTGAGAAGTTGGACGACCCAGTATCCGGAGAGACCTTGCATGTCTACAAGGGCGGTTACTGGGAGGCAAAGGACCAAGCTGAATGGGACCTGTGCCCCGACATCTTCTAA
- the osbp gene encoding oxysterol-binding protein 1 isoform X8, translated as MSEPKPPTPTPGDNYKGWLFKWTNYIKGYQRRWFVLSNGLLSYYRSQAEMGHTCRGTINLATANIAVEDSCNFVISNGGAQTYHLKANSEIERQRWITALELAKAKAVHMQAESDDSGDECPAVPPTSGQGGGCRNSEVQSTLRTLNSKVEDLTTCNDLIVKHGSALQRSLTELEAVRVGGDMGEKIRQVTERATLFRITSNAMINACRDFLSLAQSHSKRWQKALQVERDQRIRLEETLEQLAKQHNHLERAFRGATVLPSSFSNSTLGNKGGAGKGDASDEDDDNEFFDAMEDPAEFITVPADPKYHRRSGSNVSGLSSETGMDDQSVNFDEQSLASNPESPQPLELEPVRQRRTRIPDKPNYYLNLWSIMKNCIGKELSKIPMPVNFNEPLSMLQRLSEDLEYFELLDKAAKCQSSLEQMCYVAAFTVSSYSTTVHRTGKPFNPLLGETFELDRLKECGYRSLCEQVSHHPPAAAHHAFSEKGWSLRQEITLASKFRGKYLSIMPLGSIQCLFEKSNNHYSWKKVTTTIHNIIVGKLWIDQSGEIDVVNHKTGDRCHLKFTPYSYFSRDVPRKVTGVVTDKEGKAHYVLSGTWDEKMEFSRVMQSSKGENGTEGKQRTVYQTLKAKEIWTKNPLPEGAENMYYFSSLALTLNEHEEGVAPTDSRRRPDQRLMEDGRWDEANAEKQRLEEKQRITRREREREAVKVASSPEEAVTEDSINDSPLKTDAVETATEANEVSEETDTEDSPPHTPVACIHQDNHQALWFEKLDDPVSGETLHVYKGGYWEAKDQAEWDLCPDIF; from the exons ATGTCGGAGCCCAAGCCCCCAACCCCAACCCCTGGAGACAACTACAAGGGCTGGCTCTTCAAATGGACTAACTACATTAAAGGTTACCAGAGACGCTGGTTTGTCCTAAGCAATGGACTTCTGTCTTACTACAG GAGCCAGGCAGAGATGGGTCACACATGTCGAGGCACCATCAATTTGGCAACTGCCAATATTGCTGTTGAGGACTCCTGTAATTTTGTCATTTCCAATGGAGGGGCACAAACCTATCACCTTAAGGCCAACTCAGAAATAGAGCGCCAGCGATGGATCACTGCTCTGGAGCTTGCCAAGGCAAAGGCTGTCCACATGCAGGCTGAATCAG aTGACTCAGGCGATGAATGTCCAGCTGTGCCCCCCACCTCAGGACAGGGTGGCGGTTGCCGTAACTCAGAAGTCCAGTCCACACTACGCACACTCAACAGCAAGGTGGAGGACCTCACCACCTGTAATGATCTTATTGTAAAGCATGGCTCTGCCCTCCAAAG gtctctGACAGAACTGGAGGCGGTTCGTGTCGGAGGCGACATGGGGGAAAAGATAAGACAAGTTACAGAAAGAGCAACGCTGTTCAGAATAACCTCCAACGCCATGATTAAT GCTTGTAGAGACTTTCTCTCCCTGGCACAGAGCCACAGTAAGCGCTGGCAGAAGGCCTTACAGGTTGAAAGAGACCAGAGGATACGGCTGGAGGAGACTCTGGAGCAGCTTGCTAAACAGCACAACCACTTGGAAAGAGCTTTCCGAGGAGCTACAGTTCTCCCATCTTCATTCAGCAATTCCACCTTAGGAAACAAAG GTGGGGCAGGAAAAGGTGATGCcagtgatgaggatgatgataaCGAATTCTTTGATGCTATGGAAGACCCAGCAGAGTTTATTACTGTCCCTGCTGATCCCAAGTATCACAG AAGATCTGGCAGCAACGTCAGCGGGCTCAGCAGTGAGACTGGAATGGACGATCAGTCCGTTAAT TTTGATGAGCAGTCTTTGGCATCCAATCCAGAGTCTCCACAGCCCCTGGAGCTAGAGCCAGTTAGACAAAGAAGGACACGAATCCCCGACAAGCCCAACTATTACCTCAACCTGTGGAGCATTATGAAGAATTGCATTGGAAAGGAGCTCTCAAAGATACCAATGCCT GTGAATTTCAATGAGCCCCTCTCAATGCTGCAACGTCTATCTGAAGACCTGGAGTACTTCGAACTGCTGGATAAGGCTGCTAAATGTCAGAGCTCTCTGGAGCAGATGTGTTATGTTGCTGCGTTTACAGTCTCCTCCTATTCCACAACAGTCCACCGCACAGGAAAGCCCTTCAATCCTCTACTGGGTGAAACATTTGAGCTTGACAGGCTAAAAGAGTGCGGCTACCGCTCCCTCTGTGAACAG GTGAGTCACCatccacctgctgctgctcaccaCGCCTTCTCAGAAAAGGGCTGGAGCCTCAGACAAGAAATCACCTTGGCCAGCAAGTTCAGAGGAAAATATCTTTCCATCATGCCTTTGG GTTCTATTCAGTGTCTATTTGAAAAGAGCAACAATCACTACTCCTGGAAGAAAGtgacaacaacaatacacaacattaTTGTTGGTAAATTATGGATTGACCAG TCAGGCGAGATCGATGTGGTGAACCACAAGACAGGAGATCGCTGCCACCTGAAGTTTACTCCTTACAGTTACTTCTCTAGGGATGTACCAAGAAAG GTCACTGGAGTTGTCACAGACAAGGAAGGAAAGGCCCACTATGTGCTATCAGGAACCTGGGATGAGAAGATGGAGTTTTCCAGAGTAATGCAGAGCAGTAAAGGCGAGAACGGCACCGAAGGCAAACAGAGGACTGTCTATCAGACACTCAAAGCGAAAGAAATCTGGACAAAGAATCCTTTACC AGAGGGAGCGGAGAACATGTACTACTTCTCCTCACTGGCCTTGACGCTCAATGAGCATGAAGAGGGAGTGGCGCCGACAGACAGTCGCAGACGCCCTGACCAACGGTTAATGGAGGACGGCCGTTGGGACGAGGCcaatgcagaaaaacagagactgGAGGAGAAACAACGCATTACAcggcgagagagggagagggaggctGTCAAGGTAGCCAGTTCACCTGaggaag CTGTCACTGAGGATTCAATCAATGATTCACCCTTGAAAA CTGATGCAGTGGAGACTGCCACAGAAGCTAATGAGGTTTCAGAAGAAA CTGACACAGAGGACTCTCCCCCTCACACACCTGTTGCAT GCATCCATCAGGACAACCACCAGGCACTGTGGTTTGAGAAGTTGGACGACCCAGTATCCGGAGAGACCTTGCATGTCTACAAGGGCGGTTACTGGGAGGCAAAGGACCAAGCTGAATGGGACCTGTGCCCCGACATCTTCTAA